One genomic region from Candidatus Methylomirabilota bacterium encodes:
- the nuoB gene encoding NADH-quinone oxidoreductase subunit NuoB, which produces MFRQLQAALRAGIVTEPVRHDADVERVGARLADAVRRVFGRSLGIREVDAGSCNACELEIAALTGPHYDLERFGLHVVASPRHADCLLVTGPVTRNMAEALRRTWEATPDPKLVVAVGDCARDGGIFRGSYAIVGGVGDVVPVDAVIPGCPPSPAAILAGLLDVLGRRR; this is translated from the coding sequence GTGTTCCGCCAGCTCCAGGCCGCCCTCCGCGCCGGGATCGTCACCGAGCCCGTCCGGCACGACGCCGACGTCGAGCGGGTCGGCGCCCGGCTCGCGGACGCGGTCCGCCGCGTCTTCGGCCGCTCGCTCGGGATCCGCGAGGTGGACGCCGGATCGTGCAATGCCTGCGAGCTCGAGATCGCGGCGCTCACCGGGCCCCACTACGACCTCGAGCGCTTCGGCCTCCACGTCGTCGCCTCGCCGCGTCACGCCGACTGCCTGCTCGTGACGGGCCCCGTGACGCGGAACATGGCCGAGGCGCTCCGCCGGACGTGGGAGGCCACGCCCGACCCGAAGCTGGTCGTCGCCGTCGGCGACTGTGCCCGCGACGGCGGGATCTTCCGCGGCTCGTACGCGATCGTGGGCGGTGTGGGCGACGTCGTGCCCGTGGACGCCGTCATCCCGGGCTGCCCGCCGTCACCGGCGGCGATCCTCGCAGGGCTCCTCGACGTGCTCGGCCGCCGCCGCTGA
- a CDS encoding metalloregulator ArsR/SmtB family transcription factor, which translates to MAQALASTELQAFKADFFKAIAHPLRIRILEFLRARERSVQELQAALGLDQPTVSSQLAVLRRANVVGARKEGTTVRYALRDPLVGDLLDVARRIFDNHLVSTQGMLRALREEARPPRRR; encoded by the coding sequence GTGGCCCAGGCCCTCGCGTCCACGGAGCTGCAGGCGTTCAAGGCGGACTTCTTCAAGGCGATCGCCCACCCGCTCCGCATCCGGATCCTCGAGTTCCTGCGCGCGCGCGAGCGGAGCGTCCAGGAGCTCCAGGCCGCGCTCGGCCTCGACCAGCCCACCGTCTCCTCGCAGCTCGCGGTCCTGCGGCGCGCGAACGTCGTCGGCGCGCGGAAGGAGGGCACGACGGTGCGCTACGCGCTCCGCGACCCGCTGGTCGGCGACCTGCTCGACGTCGCGCGCCGGATCTTCGATAACCACCTCGTCAGCACCCAGGGCATGCTTCGCGCGCTCCGCGAGGAGGCCCGCCCGCCGCGGCGGCGCTGA
- a CDS encoding glycosyltransferase encodes MPTILHTEASRGLGGQELRILAESRWLLDHGWGALVACQPASPLLAEAEAAGIPTVPVRMRGIHDLGALLTLRRLMHARAVGLVHTHSSVDSWLGGLAARSLGLAVVRSRHVSIRILSRRALVYRLAHRVVTSGEAVRAIVVGAGVPAARVVSIPPGVDTRRFHPGVSGKTVRDELGLTAGRPLVGLVANIRGSKGHNVFLEAAREVLRARPDARFLIVGDGVGHGEVRRRAGDMGLEAAVTLTGFRRDIPEIMAALDVLVLPSIRSEATSQVIPQAFAVGTPVVASTVGGSPELVRDGETGRLVPPGDPRALAAAILDLVNDPARAEAFGRAGARLVSARYSIDASMELTTGVYRELLGTN; translated from the coding sequence ATGCCGACGATCCTCCACACCGAGGCGTCGCGCGGGCTCGGCGGCCAGGAGCTCCGGATCCTCGCCGAGTCGCGCTGGCTCCTCGACCACGGCTGGGGAGCGCTCGTCGCCTGCCAGCCCGCGAGCCCCCTCCTCGCCGAGGCCGAGGCCGCCGGGATCCCGACGGTCCCGGTCCGGATGCGCGGCATCCACGACCTGGGCGCGCTGCTGACCCTGCGCCGGCTCATGCACGCGCGCGCGGTGGGCCTCGTCCACACCCATAGCTCCGTGGACAGCTGGCTCGGCGGCCTCGCCGCGCGGTCGCTCGGGCTCGCCGTGGTGCGCAGCCGTCACGTGTCCATCCGGATCCTGTCCCGCCGTGCGCTCGTGTATCGCCTGGCCCACCGCGTGGTCACGAGCGGCGAGGCCGTGCGCGCCATCGTCGTCGGCGCGGGCGTGCCGGCCGCGCGCGTGGTCTCGATCCCGCCCGGCGTGGACACGCGGCGCTTTCATCCCGGCGTCTCCGGCAAGACGGTGCGCGACGAGCTCGGTCTCACGGCCGGCCGGCCGCTGGTCGGCCTCGTCGCCAATATCCGAGGGTCCAAGGGCCACAACGTCTTTCTCGAGGCCGCGCGCGAAGTCCTCCGCGCGCGCCCGGACGCGCGCTTCCTCATCGTCGGGGACGGCGTGGGCCACGGCGAGGTGCGCCGGCGGGCCGGCGACATGGGGCTCGAGGCGGCGGTGACCCTGACGGGGTTCCGCCGCGACATCCCCGAGATCATGGCCGCGCTCGACGTCCTCGTGCTCCCGTCGATCCGCTCGGAGGCCACCTCGCAGGTGATCCCGCAGGCCTTCGCGGTCGGCACGCCCGTCGTCGCGTCCACGGTCGGCGGCAGCCCGGAGCTCGTCCGCGACGGCGAGACGGGGCGCCTCGTGCCGCCGGGCGACCCCCGTGCCCTCGCGGCGGCGATCCTCGACCTCGTCAACGACCCGGCGCGGGCCGAGGCGTTCGGCCGCGCGGGCGCGCGGCTCGTGAGCGCCCGCTACTCGATCGACGCGTCCATGGAGCTCACCACGGGCGTGTACCGCGAGCTGCTCGGGACGAATTGA
- a CDS encoding RNA-binding protein, whose product MAVKLFVGGLSFSTSNERLREAFAACGTVESASVVTDRDTGRSRGFGFVEMATPEEAESAISKLNGTSFDGRTIQVEKAKAPGSGGGGRGGGGGRGGFGGGGGGGGGGRGGSRGGRW is encoded by the coding sequence ATGGCGGTCAAGCTCTTCGTCGGCGGCCTCTCCTTCTCCACTTCCAACGAGCGCTTGCGCGAGGCGTTCGCGGCGTGCGGCACGGTCGAGTCCGCGAGCGTCGTGACGGACCGGGACACCGGCCGCTCGCGCGGCTTCGGGTTCGTCGAAATGGCGACGCCCGAGGAAGCCGAGAGCGCCATCAGCAAGCTGAACGGCACGAGCTTCGACGGCCGCACCATCCAGGTCGAGAAGGCGAAGGCGCCGGGCAGCGGCGGCGGTGGCCGGGGCGGCGGCGGTGGCCGTGGGGGCTTCGGCGGTGGCGGCGGCGGCGGTGGCGGCGGCCGCGGCGGCTCCCGCGGCGGCCGCTGGTAG
- a CDS encoding VTT domain-containing protein, protein MVDFLIRHFQYVGLFLVLLGAGLGLPVPEEVPVVAAGVLSRAGIFRWWLALPVCLVGALAGDAVLYWTGHHWGERVLDWRPVRRILPAARAARLLVAYREHGAKIVFGARHVMGLRAAAFLTAGIARVPFWKFLAADAAAACLGLPAGFALAFAFADRVESVLADVHRVERWAALVAVLTVAVWLALRAYRKARRA, encoded by the coding sequence GTGGTCGATTTCCTCATCCGGCATTTCCAATATGTCGGGCTCTTCCTGGTTCTCCTGGGCGCCGGCCTCGGCCTGCCGGTGCCCGAGGAGGTGCCGGTCGTCGCGGCCGGTGTTCTCTCACGCGCCGGGATTTTCAGGTGGTGGCTCGCGCTGCCCGTGTGCCTCGTGGGCGCCCTCGCCGGCGACGCCGTCCTCTACTGGACCGGCCACCACTGGGGCGAGCGGGTGCTCGACTGGCGGCCCGTCCGCCGCATCCTCCCCGCGGCGCGCGCGGCGCGTCTGCTCGTGGCGTACCGCGAGCACGGCGCGAAGATCGTCTTCGGCGCCCGCCACGTGATGGGGCTCCGGGCGGCGGCGTTCCTCACGGCCGGCATCGCGCGGGTCCCGTTCTGGAAGTTCCTCGCGGCGGACGCGGCCGCCGCCTGCCTCGGCCTTCCCGCGGGCTTCGCCCTGGCCTTCGCGTTCGCCGACCGGGTGGAGAGCGTGCTCGCCGACGTCCACCGCGTCGAGCGCTGGGCGGCGCTCGTCGCCGTCCTCACCGTCGCCGTGTGGCTCGCGCTCCGGGCGTACCGCAAGGCGCGGCGCGCGTAA
- a CDS encoding ATP-binding protein produces the protein MTSGERKPWHAIFRLLEGDERVFAVLLAVVMVGGLATLGVVPLRPRHRIDLFNLVFWFAAYKVCIFALVTVKPRATAAIFVGALAIDLAVVFVLLSLTGGGDSLFVNLFYPLVAVNAYYFGRWVGLLLAAVAGLLYWTAAWLAPPNAAWTAVVFLMGLVGLPAYALGHVADRERRARTEVERLNVELTGTLSRLQTAQQELLVAERMATVGRVSLKVAHEVRNPISAIELNAEMLDDIVRGRAGQDMEDATGLVRAIRDQVNTLDAITEEYLAFARFPKPNFEEESVNQLVQELADFVRPVWSRQGLAVRVEIDPDVPMTEIDRGLMRQAILNLVKNGLEALSSGGELTIASHFAGDATEIAVSDTGSGIPDAVGARLFEQFFTTKPQGTGLGLSIARQIVEEHGGEIRWANRPGRGATFTIRLPIKRVPATRDVDA, from the coding sequence GTGACGTCAGGCGAACGGAAGCCCTGGCACGCGATCTTTCGGCTGCTCGAGGGCGACGAGCGGGTCTTCGCGGTCCTCCTCGCCGTCGTGATGGTGGGCGGCCTCGCCACCCTCGGCGTCGTCCCCCTGCGGCCACGTCACCGGATCGACCTCTTCAACCTCGTCTTCTGGTTCGCCGCCTACAAGGTGTGCATCTTCGCCCTCGTGACCGTGAAGCCGCGCGCGACGGCCGCGATCTTCGTGGGCGCTCTCGCGATCGACCTCGCGGTGGTCTTCGTGCTCCTCTCCCTCACCGGCGGCGGCGACAGCCTCTTCGTCAACCTCTTCTACCCGCTGGTCGCCGTCAACGCCTACTACTTCGGGAGGTGGGTCGGCTTGCTGCTCGCCGCGGTCGCCGGCCTGCTCTACTGGACGGCGGCGTGGCTCGCGCCGCCCAACGCCGCGTGGACGGCGGTGGTATTCCTGATGGGGCTCGTCGGGCTGCCCGCGTACGCCCTGGGGCACGTGGCGGATCGCGAGCGCCGGGCGCGTACCGAGGTCGAGCGGCTCAACGTCGAGCTCACGGGGACGCTCTCGCGGCTCCAGACGGCGCAGCAGGAGCTGCTCGTCGCCGAGCGGATGGCGACCGTGGGCCGCGTCTCGCTCAAGGTCGCCCACGAGGTGCGCAACCCCATCAGCGCGATCGAGCTGAACGCCGAGATGCTCGACGACATCGTGCGCGGGCGCGCCGGCCAGGACATGGAGGACGCGACGGGGCTCGTGCGGGCGATCCGCGACCAGGTCAACACGCTCGACGCGATCACCGAGGAGTACCTGGCCTTCGCGCGGTTCCCGAAGCCGAACTTCGAGGAAGAGTCGGTGAACCAGCTCGTCCAGGAGCTCGCCGACTTCGTCCGCCCGGTCTGGAGCAGGCAGGGACTCGCCGTGCGCGTGGAGATTGACCCGGACGTGCCCATGACGGAGATCGACCGCGGGCTCATGCGCCAAGCGATCCTGAACCTCGTGAAGAACGGGCTCGAGGCGCTCTCGAGCGGCGGCGAGCTGACGATCGCGAGCCACTTCGCCGGCGACGCCACCGAGATCGCGGTGTCGGACACGGGCTCGGGCATCCCGGACGCCGTCGGTGCGCGGCTCTTCGAGCAGTTCTTCACGACCAAGCCCCAGGGTACGGGCCTCGGTCTCTCGATCGCGCGCCAGATCGTCGAGGAGCACGGCGGCGAGATCCGCTGGGCGAACCGGCCGGGGCGGGGCGCGACCTTCACGATCCGCCTGCCGATCAAGCGCGTGCCGGCGACGAGGGACGTGGATGCCTGA
- a CDS encoding sigma-54 dependent transcriptional regulator codes for MPEPATLLVADDDPGLRESLERTLTREGYKVLLASDGNAALERLQGGGIDLVLTDLKMPGLTGIEVLRAAKAIAPDVDVILLTAFGTVEEAVKAMKEGAYDFLTKPFRRAQVLRLIRQALERRELIQQNRALQQRLDDLLQQGVVIGSSPAFRRMMTVVEQVADSSATVLLQGESGTGKELVARAIHERSARRKGPFVAVNCAALPETLLESELFGYEKGAFTGAAGRKEGRFELADGGTLFLDEVADLSPVTQPKILRVLQEGEFDRLGGTRSLRVDVRIVTATNQDLIQMVKGKRFREDLYYRLNVITVRVPPLRERYEDVRVLAQHFLRIYAAKNGRKLEGFSAEAIERLEAYAWPGNVRELENLVERSVVLARKDRIDAEDLPEEIVGVKRAPRDAILELVGTPLGEIEQRLLDETLRITGGNKTQAAKLLGIDVRTVARKLERREDADEVGEAPAS; via the coding sequence ATGCCTGAGCCCGCGACGCTGCTGGTGGCCGACGACGACCCCGGGCTCCGCGAGAGCCTCGAGCGGACGCTGACGCGCGAGGGCTACAAGGTCCTCCTCGCCTCCGACGGCAACGCCGCGCTCGAGCGTCTGCAGGGGGGCGGGATCGACCTCGTCCTCACCGACCTCAAGATGCCGGGGCTCACCGGCATCGAGGTGCTGCGCGCGGCCAAGGCGATCGCCCCCGACGTGGACGTGATCCTCCTCACCGCGTTCGGGACCGTCGAGGAGGCCGTGAAGGCGATGAAAGAGGGCGCCTACGACTTCCTCACCAAGCCCTTCCGGCGCGCCCAGGTGCTCCGCCTCATCCGCCAGGCGCTCGAGCGCCGCGAGCTGATCCAGCAGAACCGCGCCCTCCAGCAGCGGCTCGACGACCTGCTCCAGCAGGGCGTGGTCATCGGCTCGAGCCCCGCGTTCCGCCGGATGATGACGGTCGTCGAGCAGGTCGCCGACAGCTCGGCGACGGTCCTGCTCCAGGGCGAGAGCGGCACGGGCAAGGAGCTCGTGGCCCGCGCGATCCACGAGCGCTCGGCGCGGCGGAAGGGCCCGTTCGTGGCGGTGAACTGCGCCGCGTTGCCGGAGACGCTGCTCGAGTCCGAGCTCTTCGGGTACGAGAAGGGCGCATTCACCGGCGCGGCGGGGCGCAAGGAGGGGCGCTTCGAGCTCGCCGACGGCGGCACGCTGTTCCTCGACGAGGTCGCCGACCTCTCGCCGGTGACCCAGCCGAAGATCCTGCGCGTCCTGCAGGAGGGCGAGTTCGACCGGCTCGGCGGCACGCGCTCGCTCCGCGTGGACGTCCGGATCGTCACGGCGACCAACCAGGACCTCATCCAGATGGTAAAGGGCAAGCGCTTCCGCGAGGACCTCTACTATCGGCTCAATGTCATCACCGTCCGCGTGCCCCCGCTCCGCGAGCGCTACGAGGACGTCCGCGTCCTCGCCCAGCACTTCCTGCGCATCTACGCCGCGAAGAACGGCCGGAAGCTCGAGGGGTTCAGCGCCGAGGCCATCGAGCGTCTCGAGGCCTACGCGTGGCCGGGCAACGTCCGCGAGCTCGAGAACCTCGTCGAGCGCAGCGTCGTGCTGGCGCGGAAGGACCGGATCGACGCCGAAGATCTGCCGGAGGAGATCGTCGGCGTGAAGCGCGCGCCGCGCGACGCCATCCTGGAACTGGTCGGCACCCCGCTCGGCGAGATCGAGCAGCGCCTGCTCGACGAGACACTCCGCATCACCGGGGGCAACAAGACGCAGGCGGCCAAGCTCCTCGGCATCGACGTGCGCACGGTGGCGCGCAAGCTCGAGCGTCGCGAGGACGCGGACGAGGTGGGCGAGGCCCCCGCCTCGTGA